From a region of the Streptomyces tirandamycinicus genome:
- the traB gene encoding plasmid transfer protein TraB translates to MSQPTPEQRYEEQLRAAHGSGGIAEYLLHRAKPHLPPWLAGIGTGLASLPAHFYWSGSAAATAGLTLVSVALTGTTWWAGKTTTAQRRLHSAITVAASSSWFTAAAIAGPDSGPLPGLYFMGAPALALSWNIRQILRRNPEGGISADGGLLEKVGLAKAQITRSTVSPNKATFDLQLPRGELTQDDASKALPLLASALDVSKNAVRLTHDPDSASRVQLTVVPHDLLKNTVPCPGPSHPGGSIADPVHVGIYEDGTEAVMYFPGDPKAGRNAMHLLVMGMTGSGKSEGGLTALAEILTRRDVTVWASDPAKADQTLGPLLPAIDWAALDMKSTKAMVEALNAVIPARTRWLAKYGYKQWEPACAKTQADGSPGMPYLIGWFEEAAKTIRETDDDVFTGIAQEARSAGVSLVISLQRASGNQVSTDTRASLGSSWVYGLRNDRDATFALDDDVLDAGAAPHAWKDKKPGYCYLVANGIPETFWATPARSYLTAREYLDWVVLAFDATRAAGDPITAEAASKAAGRLYAKRTRYPIPGADNAPTTETAMIDPSPYDQDLDAEDFDDQDLDEPDTDDDHDEDLDAIDPEAELPEPSGVIQLAERPSAKQKVDLTPAQARQAMAEMLDEFEAEGRTIVRPSDFMEHCDRHGRSRPWVSSQVANFVMAGRLAETNETGVYRIIREDEAA, encoded by the coding sequence GTGTCCCAGCCCACCCCCGAGCAGCGTTACGAAGAGCAGCTGCGTGCCGCGCACGGCAGCGGCGGCATCGCCGAATACCTGCTCCACCGTGCCAAGCCGCATCTTCCCCCGTGGCTCGCCGGGATCGGGACCGGCCTGGCCTCCCTGCCCGCGCACTTCTACTGGTCAGGCAGCGCCGCCGCGACCGCCGGCCTCACCCTCGTCTCAGTCGCGCTCACCGGTACGACCTGGTGGGCGGGCAAGACCACCACCGCCCAGCGCCGCCTCCACTCCGCGATCACGGTCGCCGCGTCCTCCAGCTGGTTCACGGCGGCCGCTATCGCCGGGCCCGACTCCGGTCCCCTGCCGGGCCTGTACTTCATGGGCGCACCCGCACTCGCCCTGTCCTGGAACATCCGACAGATCCTGCGGCGCAATCCCGAGGGCGGCATCAGCGCTGACGGCGGGCTGCTGGAGAAGGTCGGCCTCGCCAAGGCCCAGATCACCCGCTCGACCGTGTCCCCGAACAAGGCCACCTTCGACCTGCAGCTGCCTCGGGGCGAACTCACCCAGGACGACGCGAGCAAGGCCCTGCCGCTGCTCGCAAGCGCCCTGGACGTCTCGAAGAACGCCGTCCGGCTCACCCACGACCCGGACTCCGCATCCCGCGTCCAGCTCACCGTCGTCCCGCACGACTTGCTCAAGAACACCGTCCCCTGCCCCGGCCCCTCGCACCCGGGCGGCTCCATCGCTGACCCCGTACACGTCGGCATCTACGAGGACGGCACCGAGGCCGTCATGTACTTCCCCGGCGATCCAAAGGCCGGCCGCAATGCCATGCACCTGCTCGTCATGGGGATGACCGGCTCCGGCAAGTCCGAAGGCGGGCTCACCGCCCTGGCGGAGATCCTCACGCGCCGCGACGTCACCGTGTGGGCATCCGACCCCGCAAAGGCCGACCAGACTCTCGGTCCGTTGCTGCCCGCAATCGATTGGGCCGCCCTCGACATGAAGTCGACCAAGGCCATGGTCGAGGCCCTCAACGCGGTCATCCCGGCCCGAACCCGATGGCTCGCCAAGTACGGCTACAAGCAGTGGGAACCCGCCTGCGCCAAGACCCAGGCCGACGGCTCCCCCGGCATGCCCTACCTCATCGGCTGGTTCGAGGAAGCCGCCAAGACCATCCGCGAGACCGACGACGACGTCTTCACCGGAATCGCCCAGGAAGCCCGCTCCGCCGGCGTCTCCTTGGTCATCTCCCTGCAGCGCGCATCCGGCAACCAGGTCTCCACCGACACCCGCGCCTCCCTCGGCTCCTCCTGGGTGTACGGCCTGCGTAACGACCGCGACGCCACCTTCGCCCTGGACGACGACGTCCTCGACGCCGGGGCCGCCCCGCACGCCTGGAAGGACAAGAAGCCCGGCTACTGCTACCTGGTCGCCAACGGCATCCCCGAGACCTTCTGGGCCACCCCCGCCCGTTCGTACCTCACCGCCCGCGAATACCTCGATTGGGTCGTCCTCGCGTTCGACGCCACCCGGGCCGCCGGCGACCCCATCACGGCCGAGGCCGCATCCAAGGCCGCAGGCCGTCTCTACGCCAAGCGCACCCGCTACCCCATCCCCGGCGCCGACAACGCCCCGACGACGGAGACCGCCATGATCGACCCCAGCCCGTACGACCAGGACCTCGACGCCGAAGACTTCGACGACCAGGACCTCGACGAGCCCGACACGGACGACGACCATGACGAGGACCTGGACGCCATCGACCCCGAGGCCGAACTCCCCGAACCGAGCGGCGTGATCCAGCTCGCCGAACGTCCCTCCGCCAAGCAGAAGGTCGACCTCACCCCAGCCCAGGCCCGCCAGGCCATGGCAGAGATGCTCGACGAGTTCGAAGCCGAAGGTCGCACCATCGTCCGTCCCTCCGACTTCATGGAGCACTGCGACCGCCACGGCCGCTCCCGCCCCTGGGTCTCCAGCCAGGTCGCCAACTTCGTCATGGCTGGCCGACTCGCTGAGACCAACGAGACCGGCGTCTACCGGATCATCCGCGAAGACGAAGCCGCCTGA
- the traA gene encoding plasmid transfer protein TraA — MSSFTPPPSSGNGSGAPHGGSANSSTGARSWFGGTQDSGGPQNTGGNNRTRTTNRTRTREYHFHVHDGSARNGQAGPRSGGPGGQQFTGRGDGARHGGHSPLADPEFFSNADIRNYCENGRGLFLQFAFELANAAEMLNAVLKEVPDPEGRAFGSRMRARRVSRKLKKAADDARDTAKNMAATYAAFQREFDPELAPYRSRQRHTGRRFDFTS, encoded by the coding sequence ATGTCGTCCTTCACTCCGCCCCCGAGCAGCGGCAACGGGTCCGGCGCCCCGCACGGCGGCAGCGCCAACAGCAGCACGGGAGCAAGGTCGTGGTTCGGCGGCACCCAGGACTCCGGCGGTCCGCAGAACACAGGCGGCAACAACCGCACCCGGACCACTAACCGGACCCGCACCCGCGAGTACCACTTCCACGTCCACGACGGCTCCGCCCGCAACGGCCAGGCCGGCCCACGCAGCGGCGGCCCGGGCGGCCAGCAGTTCACCGGCCGTGGCGACGGCGCCCGCCACGGCGGACACAGCCCCCTCGCCGACCCGGAGTTCTTCTCAAACGCCGACATCCGCAACTACTGCGAGAACGGCCGTGGCCTCTTCCTGCAGTTCGCCTTCGAGCTCGCCAACGCCGCAGAAATGCTCAACGCCGTACTCAAGGAGGTCCCGGACCCCGAAGGCCGCGCGTTCGGCTCGCGGATGAGGGCCCGCAGGGTCTCCCGGAAGCTCAAGAAGGCCGCTGACGACGCCCGCGACACCGCCAAGAACATGGCCGCCACCTACGCAGCGTTCCAGCGCGAGTTCGACCCCGAACTCGCGCCGTACCGAAGCCGCCAGCGCCACACCGGCCGCCGCTTCGACTTCACCAGCTGA
- a CDS encoding GGDEF domain-containing protein encodes MTDSLPHALAALSLLGWFGHSLWLSRRLSAARRDPLTGLRTRAAFTARAHRALRRPDASVLLLDLDRFKQINDSFGHAAGDSLLAAVGERLGKWCTDHGGFAGRLGGDEFAAVVHIDDERADDHITDLSRCLSEPVRLGHRAVVPRASIGICRPGDRSGAPLDERLRAADEAMYTAKSLGGRWRPASSHNTYATAMGRRVGRLGTRHASPTQ; translated from the coding sequence GTGACCGATTCCCTGCCGCACGCCCTGGCAGCCCTGTCGTTACTGGGCTGGTTCGGCCACAGTCTGTGGCTGTCCCGACGCCTGTCCGCCGCGCGCCGCGACCCGCTTACCGGGTTGCGCACCCGCGCCGCGTTCACCGCCCGCGCCCACCGTGCACTTCGCCGTCCCGACGCCAGCGTGCTGCTGCTCGACCTGGACCGGTTCAAGCAGATCAACGACAGCTTCGGGCACGCGGCCGGCGACTCACTCCTCGCCGCCGTTGGCGAACGCCTGGGGAAGTGGTGCACCGACCACGGCGGGTTCGCCGGACGGCTTGGAGGCGACGAGTTCGCCGCGGTCGTCCACATCGACGACGAACGAGCCGATGACCACATCACCGACCTCTCCCGGTGCCTCTCTGAGCCCGTCCGGCTTGGGCACCGTGCTGTGGTCCCTCGCGCCTCCATCGGCATCTGCCGCCCCGGCGACCGGTCCGGCGCCCCGCTGGACGAGCGCCTGCGTGCCGCCGACGAGGCCATGTACACCGCCAAGTCCCTCGGAGGCCGGTGGCGTCCCGCCTCGAGCCACAACACGTATGCCACCGCCATGGGGCGCCGCGTCGGCCGGCTCGGCACCCGTCACGCCTCACCCACCCAGTGA
- a CDS encoding DUF2637 domain-containing protein — protein sequence MTTHTNDTPAESPPVRRDWLLYAGMGTVGAAAAASSYAALQDLAVRTGWWIQLSWLLPLTVDAYAMTAVRVWLGKSTRNDHARAWAKANAIGAIVLSVAGNAVDHAIAARVIPVGWPLIVAVSAVPPIVLGLLVHMAHLRTLPPMPQTGGGSPATHSGQQSPPPAEEASLPPAPPKPPAAPGTRQPRRRAKSTPKRQELPPGKTDQELIDAARQRMAAGQEPSATWLIKTYGVGTSRAARIRDAALQRTPAAAEPVLALSGAAELESTP from the coding sequence GTGACCACACACACCAACGACACTCCTGCCGAGAGCCCGCCGGTGCGCCGGGACTGGCTGCTGTACGCCGGGATGGGCACCGTCGGCGCGGCCGCCGCGGCCTCCTCGTACGCCGCGCTGCAGGACCTCGCCGTACGGACCGGCTGGTGGATCCAGCTGTCCTGGCTGCTTCCGCTGACCGTCGACGCCTACGCGATGACCGCCGTACGGGTCTGGCTGGGCAAGTCCACCCGCAACGACCACGCACGCGCCTGGGCCAAGGCCAACGCCATCGGCGCCATCGTTCTGTCGGTCGCCGGAAATGCCGTCGATCACGCGATTGCCGCACGGGTCATCCCGGTCGGCTGGCCGCTGATCGTCGCGGTCTCGGCAGTACCGCCCATCGTGCTCGGGTTGCTGGTTCACATGGCGCACCTGCGCACCCTGCCGCCCATGCCGCAGACAGGTGGCGGCAGCCCTGCCACACACAGCGGACAGCAGTCCCCGCCGCCTGCCGAAGAAGCATCCCTGCCGCCCGCGCCGCCGAAGCCCCCTGCCGCGCCAGGCACCCGGCAGCCCCGCCGTCGTGCGAAGAGCACCCCCAAGCGACAGGAGCTGCCGCCCGGCAAGACCGACCAGGAGCTGATCGACGCTGCGCGCCAGCGGATGGCCGCCGGGCAGGAGCCGTCCGCCACCTGGCTGATCAAGACCTACGGCGTCGGCACCAGCCGCGCAGCCCGCATCCGCGACGCAGCCCTGCAGCGCACCCCGGCGGCTGCCGAGCCCGTACTCGCCCTCTCGGGCGCCGCAGAACTGGAGTCCACACCGTGA
- a CDS encoding SpdD-like protein, whose translation MTYPTAPQSQPGEPYVLTDAFGRTFVSSAPPASGVIPFEAPVSAVQQCFHDQAPLPAPQRSSLSPVALVAVGAGIALGVGTALVALLLSVAVVAASVAVAAMSLTVCAVVLRSMVNSREPRGRYRR comes from the coding sequence ATGACGTACCCGACTGCTCCCCAGTCCCAGCCAGGTGAGCCGTACGTCCTCACCGACGCCTTCGGACGCACATTCGTCTCGTCGGCGCCGCCGGCCTCTGGCGTGATCCCGTTCGAGGCTCCGGTCTCCGCAGTCCAGCAGTGCTTTCACGACCAGGCGCCGCTCCCGGCCCCGCAGCGCTCCAGCCTCTCGCCCGTGGCGCTGGTCGCCGTAGGTGCGGGCATTGCGCTCGGGGTCGGCACGGCCCTGGTGGCACTGCTGCTGTCGGTCGCGGTGGTCGCCGCCTCGGTCGCGGTCGCCGCGATGTCTCTGACCGTGTGCGCGGTGGTGCTGCGCTCGATGGTCAACAGCCGGGAGCCCCGCGGGCGATACCGCCGCTGA
- a CDS encoding WhiB family transcriptional regulator, producing the protein MARRYLRGIANPHRMPLRLALEEHLPAVNPLSGAACTGTDTDAFFDGTPSGTELAKRTCMGCLVRTKCLELALDRGDRFGIFGGLTADERRMLRRREARAA; encoded by the coding sequence ATGGCTCGCCGATACCTGCGCGGCATCGCCAATCCGCACCGCATGCCGCTCCGCCTGGCCCTCGAGGAGCATCTGCCCGCCGTCAACCCGTTGAGCGGGGCTGCGTGCACGGGGACGGACACGGATGCGTTCTTCGACGGGACCCCGTCGGGTACCGAGCTCGCGAAGCGAACGTGCATGGGCTGCCTGGTACGCACGAAGTGTCTGGAGCTCGCGCTGGATCGCGGTGACAGGTTCGGCATCTTCGGCGGGCTGACCGCTGATGAGCGCCGGATGCTGCGTCGGAGGGAGGCACGAGCGGCATGA
- a CDS encoding GntR family transcriptional regulator — MADTQVGPAYKRLADELRSQIAQGDLPVGSALPSASQLMKAHAVSTTVVRDALKILRDEGLVYGQAGKAVYVRATPEESATERMSLDELTQGLHQLEERVTGLSAPADTAAIDELREEMAELRRSVAVLQAQLIELYGRVGQPYPRDKAPLRTEAPDQSRRAVGG; from the coding sequence GTGGCTGACACACAGGTAGGCCCCGCGTACAAGCGGCTTGCGGATGAGCTGCGCTCGCAGATCGCTCAGGGGGATCTGCCCGTGGGCTCGGCGCTTCCGTCTGCGTCGCAGCTGATGAAGGCGCATGCCGTGTCCACGACTGTGGTGCGGGACGCGCTCAAGATCCTGAGAGATGAAGGGCTCGTCTACGGCCAGGCCGGCAAGGCGGTCTATGTTCGGGCGACGCCCGAGGAATCTGCCACGGAGCGCATGTCGCTGGATGAGCTCACGCAAGGTCTCCATCAGCTCGAGGAGCGCGTGACGGGACTGTCGGCGCCGGCCGACACCGCGGCCATCGATGAACTGCGCGAAGAGATGGCGGAACTGCGCCGATCAGTCGCCGTTCTTCAGGCACAGTTGATCGAGTTGTACGGCCGTGTGGGGCAGCCGTACCCACGCGACAAGGCGCCGCTCAGGACTGAGGCGCCCGATCAGTCACGCAGGGCTGTCGGCGGCTGA
- a CDS encoding DUF5919 domain-containing protein: protein MEGPRKSGTVVSLHGRASYRPDLAELARNQLAAARVAKRLSPADFAELLSTMLDWNVSPEALESWETTATPPGDVLVAAELIVRQSAPGLTDGEPRDALTQIVGDQFADLAGVYASRSEFQAKVSASELLDDAKDIRMSGLSLNLLCQSYSEARLRQIVEDGTTLKALFLKPYGHFIAEREHEEGYPEGRLSALTAMNLTILQERVVERLSPEAAQRIEFGVYDEPIRFNITLIDGQLCVAQPYLPQTRGVDSPTFLVRKRRVAGGLYPTFDQIFTTLWERREAE, encoded by the coding sequence ATGGAAGGCCCAAGGAAGTCCGGCACGGTCGTGTCGCTGCACGGAAGGGCGTCCTACCGCCCCGACCTGGCGGAACTCGCGCGCAACCAGCTGGCCGCCGCCCGCGTCGCGAAGCGGCTGAGCCCCGCGGACTTCGCGGAGCTGCTGTCGACGATGCTCGACTGGAACGTGAGCCCGGAAGCGCTGGAGTCCTGGGAGACCACCGCGACGCCGCCCGGTGATGTCCTGGTCGCGGCCGAGCTCATCGTGCGGCAGTCCGCACCCGGCCTGACCGACGGCGAGCCGCGCGATGCGCTGACACAGATCGTCGGCGACCAGTTCGCTGATCTCGCAGGTGTCTACGCGAGCCGGTCCGAGTTCCAAGCCAAGGTGTCCGCCTCCGAGCTGTTAGACGACGCCAAGGACATCCGGATGTCAGGGTTGTCGCTCAATCTCCTATGCCAGTCGTACTCCGAGGCCCGTCTCCGGCAGATCGTCGAGGACGGAACGACCCTCAAGGCTTTGTTCCTCAAGCCGTACGGCCACTTCATCGCGGAGCGCGAACACGAAGAGGGCTACCCGGAAGGCCGGCTGTCCGCGCTGACGGCCATGAACCTGACCATCCTGCAGGAGCGCGTCGTGGAGCGGCTCAGCCCGGAGGCGGCGCAGCGCATCGAGTTCGGGGTCTATGACGAGCCCATACGGTTCAACATCACGCTGATCGACGGCCAGTTGTGCGTGGCTCAGCCGTACTTGCCGCAGACTCGCGGTGTCGACTCGCCCACCTTCCTGGTCCGGAAGCGCCGGGTCGCCGGTGGGCTCTATCCGACGTTCGACCAGATCTTCACCACACTGTGGGAGAGGCGGGAAGCCGAATGA
- a CDS encoding inositol monophosphatase family protein — MTDLRSLLGVAGAALDQASTLVTDMAVGAVQAKGDRDMVSEIDFAVEEHVRTFLQKETPEIGFLGEESGGAGAGGALTWALDPVDGTANLVNGIPLCGVSLGLIADNRSVLGVIDLPFLGQRYRAAEGHGAYCGDDRIWPRETTSLNEAIVAIGDYAVGERAQERNARRLDLTARLAESVLRVRMFGSAAVDLVWVASGKIDCSIALSNHPWDMAAGAAIAREAGAVLMDVDGTPHDLTSAATIAVSSALGDALLELLTGI; from the coding sequence ATGACCGACCTGCGATCGCTCCTGGGTGTGGCTGGCGCGGCGCTGGACCAGGCGTCGACGCTCGTCACGGACATGGCCGTGGGGGCGGTGCAGGCCAAGGGTGACCGGGACATGGTCTCCGAGATCGACTTCGCCGTAGAGGAGCACGTCCGCACCTTCCTGCAGAAGGAGACCCCGGAGATCGGCTTCCTCGGCGAGGAGAGCGGGGGAGCGGGTGCTGGCGGTGCGCTCACCTGGGCGCTCGATCCGGTGGATGGGACGGCGAACCTCGTCAACGGCATCCCGCTCTGCGGGGTGTCCCTCGGCCTGATCGCGGACAACCGCTCGGTGCTGGGTGTCATCGACCTGCCATTTCTGGGCCAGCGCTACCGCGCGGCGGAGGGCCACGGCGCGTACTGCGGCGACGACCGGATCTGGCCCAGAGAGACGACATCGCTGAACGAGGCGATCGTGGCCATCGGCGACTACGCCGTCGGCGAGCGAGCCCAGGAGAGGAACGCCCGCCGGCTTGACCTCACCGCTCGCCTGGCGGAGAGCGTTCTGCGCGTCCGGATGTTCGGCTCGGCAGCAGTCGATTTGGTGTGGGTGGCTTCCGGGAAGATCGACTGCAGCATCGCGCTCAGCAACCACCCGTGGGACATGGCGGCGGGGGCGGCCATCGCGAGGGAGGCCGGCGCCGTGTTGATGGACGTCGATGGCACTCCGCATGACCTCACGTCTGCGGCCACGATCGCGGTCTCGTCGGCTTTGGGCGACGCTCTGCTGGAACTTCTGACTGGTATCTGA
- a CDS encoding caspase family protein — translation MENGRALVIGVGAFRAPASRMDESTESTWSDLPFVYELVPEVEDRFQSLGYSVDQCRDPDAAALASAVDAALAGEYRVVHVISHGEIDPANEDRLDVVPSCSTTGGRTDVGAWLSDAQRRRRHMLFLVDACRSGRAARQPFLTKQAGRETYAWVIAAAASDQDAYNGKFTRALIDVLGELRRDGLGTHPMCRYVTFSNFAKRISRQVNALGGIPQDVYANPVDPSMEEPELPFFPNPRYVDHGDYRALQKVDAPIRSFLYDLEGMDPADVHHFLDKVGTHFVGRRSALERLAPWLDDTAAGGLCVVTGSPGVGKSALLGALVCSAHPDLVDAVPGVRDRLLAQDAAGCPSVNHLLAAVHARQRTIQDIVVSIASQLRLTAPAETWDVESLIAAVRVGDGRGEVPPAIIIDALDEAVDPQGTAQSLLMPLALARTQSEAPACRLLVGMRPWEQFASLRDLAESDHRLIDLDKVTAAEQRSDLRAYLLRRLASTHGYDTAQQRKVREALADRAADRLTETGHSEWGAFLVAGLFCRYLSTLTAPADVDNATHLGASIPRTLPEVLELDLEAQPSGQTAVRALLSALAHAKGDGMPWGLAFRLAAALSPAFHEAAQDHVLEQARFYLRSSVDRDGTGLYRLFHQGLADYLRQVPDGPSSLQPEEGDLA, via the coding sequence GTGGAAAATGGACGCGCTTTGGTAATCGGTGTGGGTGCATTCAGAGCCCCTGCATCCAGGATGGATGAGTCCACTGAATCAACGTGGTCGGATCTTCCGTTCGTATATGAGCTGGTCCCAGAGGTGGAAGATCGCTTCCAGAGCTTGGGGTACTCCGTAGATCAGTGCCGCGATCCCGATGCAGCTGCGTTGGCCAGCGCCGTGGACGCCGCCCTAGCGGGCGAGTACAGGGTTGTACACGTGATCTCACACGGCGAGATCGACCCGGCCAACGAGGACAGGCTGGATGTAGTTCCATCCTGCTCTACAACCGGAGGCAGGACCGACGTTGGTGCTTGGCTTTCCGATGCACAGAGAAGACGACGGCATATGCTGTTTCTTGTTGACGCATGCAGGTCAGGCCGAGCTGCCAGGCAGCCGTTTCTGACGAAGCAAGCCGGGCGAGAGACGTATGCTTGGGTTATCGCTGCCGCTGCTAGTGATCAGGACGCCTATAATGGAAAGTTCACTCGAGCCTTGATCGACGTATTGGGCGAGCTGAGGCGCGATGGGCTGGGGACGCACCCCATGTGTCGTTACGTGACATTTTCCAACTTTGCGAAGCGGATCAGTCGTCAAGTGAATGCGCTGGGGGGCATTCCACAGGATGTTTATGCAAATCCTGTGGATCCCAGCATGGAGGAGCCGGAACTGCCATTTTTCCCGAACCCGCGCTACGTGGATCACGGTGACTATCGCGCTCTGCAGAAAGTTGATGCACCCATTCGTTCGTTCCTGTATGACCTTGAGGGGATGGACCCTGCTGACGTCCATCATTTCCTTGACAAGGTGGGCACGCACTTTGTGGGACGACGGAGCGCGCTTGAGCGGCTTGCGCCCTGGCTGGACGATACGGCGGCTGGCGGGCTGTGCGTGGTCACAGGTAGTCCGGGTGTGGGGAAGTCTGCGCTGCTGGGGGCTCTGGTGTGCTCCGCGCATCCTGATTTGGTGGACGCGGTGCCCGGGGTGCGGGATCGATTGCTTGCGCAAGACGCTGCGGGCTGCCCGTCGGTAAACCATTTACTGGCCGCCGTCCATGCGCGCCAGCGAACAATCCAGGACATCGTCGTATCGATTGCGAGCCAACTAAGGCTCACTGCACCAGCAGAAACTTGGGACGTTGAGAGTCTTATTGCGGCGGTAAGAGTTGGTGATGGTCGGGGGGAGGTTCCTCCTGCCATCATCATTGACGCATTGGACGAAGCGGTTGACCCTCAGGGGACCGCACAGTCCCTGCTCATGCCGCTGGCACTGGCTCGAACGCAAAGCGAAGCGCCCGCGTGCAGGCTTCTGGTTGGGATGCGTCCCTGGGAGCAGTTTGCTTCGCTGCGAGATCTCGCCGAATCGGACCATCGCTTGATCGACCTGGACAAGGTGACTGCTGCAGAGCAGCGATCGGACCTGCGTGCATACCTTTTGCGCCGTCTCGCTTCCACACATGGCTATGACACGGCGCAGCAGCGGAAAGTGCGTGAAGCACTCGCCGACCGTGCCGCCGACCGGCTTACCGAAACCGGGCATAGTGAATGGGGTGCCTTCCTGGTGGCTGGTCTTTTCTGCCGGTACCTCAGCACGCTGACTGCCCCGGCCGACGTTGACAATGCGACCCACCTGGGAGCGTCCATCCCTCGAACCCTACCTGAGGTTTTGGAGTTGGACCTCGAGGCCCAGCCATCAGGTCAGACTGCTGTGAGAGCGCTGCTTTCGGCGCTGGCTCACGCCAAAGGCGATGGCATGCCGTGGGGACTTGCATTTCGACTTGCTGCTGCCTTGTCCCCTGCCTTCCACGAGGCAGCTCAGGACCATGTACTCGAGCAGGCTCGCTTCTACCTGCGCAGCAGCGTCGATCGAGATGGCACCGGCTTGTACCGTCTGTTCCACCAGGGCTTGGCCGACTATCTCCGCCAAGTCCCGGATGGCCCTTCCAGCCTTCAGCCTGAGGAGGGAGATCTGGCGTGA